A portion of the Panthera tigris isolate Pti1 chromosome E1, P.tigris_Pti1_mat1.1, whole genome shotgun sequence genome contains these proteins:
- the ZACN gene encoding zinc-activated ligand-gated ion channel codes for MALQLLIHVALLRLSATAGPSVQGRDFRTPAVAWPSYFDLNWPQEVQETIQIPNNGSAPLLVDVRVFVSNVFNVDILRYTVSSMLLLRLSWLDTRLAWNASVRPRRAITLPWDSLWTPGLTIQEALWVDWQDQSPRARVDPDGHVDLYLTLTTETNCDFELLHFPRDQSDCNLSFYALGNTALELEFRAHAVNEIVSVKREYVVRDLKTQVPPQQLVPCFQVTLRLQNTALKAIIALLVPGEALLLADMCGGLLPLQATERIAYKVTLLLGYLVFHSSLVQALPSSSSCNPLLIYYFTVLLLLLFASTMETVLLAALLARGDLRAKSGPSPTPRAEQHGHGDSEPNPEGAPRVKGSRRSQAEAADHVFFLVYVVGVVCSQFFFIGLWMWATCKSDPAPGKAVPHGGQPRL; via the exons ATGGCCCTGCAGCTCCTGATCCATGTGGCCCTCCTCAGGCTCAGCGCCACCGCCGGGCCCTCGGTCCAGGGGCGGGACTTTAGAACACCGGCAGTTG CCTGGCCATCCTACTTCGACCTCAACTGGCCCCAGGAGGTTCAGGAAACCATCCAGATTCCGAACAATGGGAGCGCGCCCCTGCTCGTGGACGTGCGGGTGTTTGTGTCCAACGTGTTTAACGTG GACATCCTGCGGTACACAGTGTCCTCCATGCTGCTGCTTCGGCTG TCCTGGCTGGACACTCGCCTGGCCTGGAACGCGAGTGTGCGCCCACGGCGTGCAATCACACTGCCCTGGGACTCACTCTGGACTCCAGGACTCACCATCCAGGAGGC GCTCTGGGTGGACTGGCAGGATCAGAGCCCGAGGGCCCGAGTGGACCCCGACGGCCACGTTGACCTGTACTTGACCCTCACCACCGAGACCAACTGTGATTTTGAGCTCCTCCACTTCCCCAGGGACCAGAGCGACTGCAACCTCAGCTTCTACGCTCTCGGCAACACTG CCCTGGAGCTGGAGTTCCGGGCGCACGCGGTGAACGAGATTGTGAGCGTCAAGAGGGAATACGTGGTTCGGGATCTGAAAACCCAAGTCCCACCCCAGCAGCTGGTGCCCTGCTTCCAGGTGACG CTGCGCCTGCAGAACACAGCGCTGAAGGCCATCATAGCTCTGCTGGTGCCTGGGGAGGCCCTGCTGTTGGCTGACATGTGCGGGGGGCTACTGCCCCTCCAGGCCACCGAGCGCATCGCCTACAAGGTGACCCTGCTGCTGGGCTACCTGGTCTTCCACTCCTCCCTGGTGCAGGCCctgcccagctcctcctcctgcAACCCACTGCTCA TTTACTACTTcactgtgctgctgctgctgctctttGCCAGCACCATGGAGACCGTGCTGCTGGCCGCGCTGCTGGCCCGGGGCGACCTCAGGGCCAAGAGCGGCCCCAGCCCAACCCCTAGAGCGGAGCAGCACGGTCACGGGGACTCAGAGCCAAATCCTGAAG GAGCCCCCAGAGTGAAGGGGTCGAGGAGGAGCCAGGCCGAGGCTGCTGACCACGTCTTCTTCCTGGTGTATGTGGTAGGGGTAGTGTGCAGCCAGTTTTTCTTCATCGGGCTCTGGATGTGGGCAACCTGCAAGTCTGACCCAGCTCCCGGCAAGGCCGTGCCCCATGGCGGGCAGCCCAGGCtgtga
- the GALR2 gene encoding galanin receptor type 2 encodes MNGSGGPRAEDASEANGRDSWQPEAVIVPMLFVLIFLVGTVGNALVLAVLLRGGQAVSTTNLFILNLGVADLCFIVCCVPFQATIYTLDGWVFGSLLCKAVHFLIFLTMYASSFTLAAVSLDRYLAIRYPLHSRELRTPRNALAAIGLIWGLSLLFSGPYLSYYRQSKLANLTVCHPAWSAPRRRAMDLCTFVFSYLLPVLVLGLTYARTLRYLWRTVDPVAAGSSARRAKRKVTRMIIIVAVLFCLCWMPHHALILCVWFGRFPLTPATYALRILSHLVSYANSCVNPIVYALVSKHFRKGFRKICAGLLRRAPRRASGRVCIAAQGTHRSSVLERESTDGTHVSEATGPPAPVLAPLSSPPALNLVPGPSWGDQNAPNGIPAVNAT; translated from the exons ATGAATGGCTCGGGTGGCCCGCGGGCCGAGGACGCCAGTGAGGCGAATGGCAGGGACAGCTGGCAGCCCGAGGCCGTTATCGTGCCCATGTTGTTCGTGCTCATCTTCTTGGTGGGCACCGTGGGCAACGCGCTGGTGCTGGCCGTGCTGCTGCGCGGCGGCCAGGCGGTCAGCACCACCAACCTGTTCATCCTCAACCTGGGCGTGGCCGACCTGTGCTTCATCGTGTGCTGCGTGCCTTTCCAGGCCACCATCTACACCCTGGACGGCTGGGTGTTCGGCTCGCTGCTCTGCAAGGCCGTGCATTTCCTCATCTTCCTCACCATGTACGCCAGCAGCTTCACGCTGGCCGCTGTCTCCCTGGACAG GTATCTGGCCATCCGCTACCCGCTGCACTCCCGAGAGCTGCGCACGCCTCGCAACGCGCTGGCTGCCATCGGGCTCATCTGGGGGCTGTCGCTGCTCTTCTCCGGGCCCTACCTGAGTTACTACCGCCAGTCGAAGTTGGCCAACCTGACTGTGTGCCACCCGGCGTGGAGCGCGCCTCGTCGCCGCGCCATGGACCTCTGCACCTTTGTCTTCAGCTACCTGCTTCCCGTGCTGGTGCTCGGCCTGACCTACGCGCGCACCCTGCGCTACCTGTGGCGAACGGTCGACCCGGTGGCCGCCGGTTCGAGCGCCCGGCGCGCCAAGCGCAAGGTGACGCGCATGATCATCATCGTGGCTGTGCTCTTCTGCCTCTGTTGGATGCCTCACCACGCGCTCATCCTCTGCGTGTGGTTCGGCCGCTTCCCGCTTACACCTGCCACCTACGCGCTGCGCATCCTCTCGCACCTGGTCTCCTATGCCAACTCCTGTGTCAACCCCATCGTCTACGCGCTCGTCTCCAAGCACTTCCGCAAGGGCTTCCGCAAGATCTGCGCAGGTCTGCTGCGCCGTGCCCCACGTAGAGCCTCAGGCCGCGTGTGCATCGCCGCACAGGGGACCCACCGCAGCAGCGTCCTAGAGCGCGAGTCCACCGACGGAACGCACGTGAGCGAGGCTAccgggccccccgcccccgtgctGGCACCTCTCAGCAGTCCCCCGGCCTTGAACCTGGTACCCGGGCCATCCTGGGGGGACCAAAATGCCCCCAACGGCATCCCGGCAGTGAATGCGACCTGA